One genomic segment of Micromonospora sp. WMMC415 includes these proteins:
- a CDS encoding DUF3618 domain-containing protein: MSTDPEQIRREIEATRSNLSSDVDALAYKVSPSRIVDDRKQRVRGALQNVRDKVMGTASDLGHNTKHGAHAVGDHASSAASTVGDKAHSAASTVSDAAHRAPQVIRQKSEGNPLAAGLIAFGVGWLASSLIPATQREQRVATQVKERAGEHAGVVKEKLTEVAQEVKEELREPAQQAAESVKSTAQDAVQTVRDDSRSAAQDVQGQAQQSREQVRP; this comes from the coding sequence ATGAGCACGGACCCGGAGCAGATCCGCCGGGAGATCGAAGCCACCCGCAGCAACCTGAGCTCCGATGTGGACGCGCTGGCGTACAAGGTCAGCCCGTCGCGCATCGTCGACGACCGTAAGCAGCGGGTCCGCGGCGCGCTGCAGAATGTGAGGGACAAGGTGATGGGAACCGCGTCGGACCTCGGCCACAACACGAAGCACGGCGCCCACGCCGTCGGCGACCACGCATCCTCGGCGGCCTCCACCGTCGGCGACAAGGCGCACTCGGCCGCCTCGACGGTGAGCGACGCCGCGCACCGGGCGCCGCAGGTGATCCGGCAGAAGTCGGAGGGCAACCCGCTCGCCGCCGGCCTGATCGCGTTCGGCGTCGGTTGGCTCGCCTCCTCGCTGATCCCGGCCACGCAGCGCGAGCAGCGGGTGGCCACGCAGGTCAAGGAGCGTGCCGGTGAGCACGCCGGGGTGGTCAAGGAGAAGCTGACCGAGGTCGCCCAGGAGGTCAAGGAGGAACTGCGCGAGCCGGCGCAGCAGGCCGCCGAGTCGGTGAAGTCCACCGCCCAGGACGCCGTGCAGACTGTCAGGGACGACAGCAGGTCCGCGGCCCAGGACGTCCAGGGCCAGGCCCAGCAGTCCCGCGAACAGGTGCGCCCCTGA
- a CDS encoding phage holin family protein, translated as MTTPGYHPHDADEVRNSSIGELMRQVTSDLSTLMRQEVELAKAEIREEGKKAGKAAGFFGGAGFGGYMVALFLSIALWAGLSNVMDAGWAALIVAVLWGAIAAVLYSMAKKNAERIRGLKQTNESVQRIPDALKPHPQEVTR; from the coding sequence ATGACCACGCCCGGATATCACCCGCACGACGCGGACGAGGTCCGCAACAGCTCCATCGGTGAGCTGATGCGCCAGGTCACCAGCGACCTGTCGACGCTGATGCGGCAGGAGGTGGAACTGGCCAAGGCCGAGATCCGCGAGGAGGGGAAGAAGGCGGGCAAGGCGGCCGGGTTCTTCGGCGGCGCCGGCTTCGGTGGCTACATGGTGGCCCTGTTCCTGTCGATCGCCCTCTGGGCCGGGCTGTCCAACGTGATGGACGCCGGCTGGGCGGCCCTGATCGTCGCCGTCCTCTGGGGCGCGATCGCCGCCGTCCTCTACTCCATGGCGAAGAAGAACGCGGAGCGTATCCGCGGCCTCAAGCAGACCAACGAGAGCGTGCAGCGGATCCCCGACGCGCTCAAGCCCCACCCGCAGGAGGTCACCCGATGA
- a CDS encoding cyclase, whose product MTSNGTRWALLGATTVTAVGVGRAVARRRHRHQPERRNGWYVVRRGVTVDRPVEAVIGFWTDRGRMDRALAEWATLEQFDDNRWRAVATEPGGVGTQWQAEITVEGRGRLRWRVTDGPEQEGTVELVPAPQGRGTEIRAELRYRSGPLRRAIGLATSHEPDLALRDTLRRVKSLVECGQVIDTRRDPSGRSPEQEKATDKVREKLTAGGRA is encoded by the coding sequence ATGACCAGCAACGGAACGAGGTGGGCGCTGCTCGGCGCCACCACGGTGACGGCGGTCGGCGTCGGTCGCGCGGTCGCCCGGCGGCGGCACCGGCACCAGCCCGAGCGGCGGAACGGCTGGTACGTGGTGCGGCGCGGGGTGACCGTCGACCGGCCGGTGGAGGCGGTGATCGGATTCTGGACCGACCGGGGGCGGATGGACCGCGCGCTGGCCGAGTGGGCGACCCTGGAGCAGTTCGACGACAACCGGTGGCGCGCGGTGGCGACCGAACCCGGCGGGGTGGGCACGCAGTGGCAGGCCGAGATCACGGTCGAGGGGCGGGGCCGGCTGCGCTGGCGGGTGACCGACGGGCCGGAACAGGAGGGCACGGTCGAGCTGGTGCCCGCACCGCAGGGGCGGGGCACCGAGATCCGGGCTGAGCTGCGGTACCGGTCCGGTCCGCTGCGCCGGGCGATCGGCCTGGCCACCAGCCACGAGCCGGACCTGGCGCTGCGCGACACCCTGCGCCGGGTCAAGTCGCTCGTCGAGTGCGGCCAGGTGATCGACACCCGGCGCGACCCGTCCGGGCGCAGCCCGGAACAGGAGAAGGCCACCGACAAGGTCCGGGAGAAGCTCACAGC